Proteins encoded within one genomic window of Vidua macroura isolate BioBank_ID:100142 chromosome 2, ASM2450914v1, whole genome shotgun sequence:
- the CYSLTR2 gene encoding cysteinyl leukotriene receptor 2, producing METLAQTMNISKVAEDGSFTNSFSNCTTDSFKQVIYPIVYLFIFFPGAVGNSLSIYIFFQTSQRTSVNIYMQNLAISDLMFVVTLPFRASYFLLGSRWIFGDILCRIMTYTLYMNMYCSIYFLTVLSVVRFVAIVHPFKHGQVTNTKCARITCVAIWIFVLAAASPLLNKGIAGYINPDKCLDLHPSSTHRLLMMNSFVLVVGFILPFFTILFCYVFAIRALLKSRAQQSRRTICHRKALLTIVITLVLSLICFLPYHILRTVHLLYSSCSQASLHKALVVTLCLAAMNSCLDPFLYYFAAENFKAKIRSLCCR from the coding sequence ATGGAGACACTGGCTCAGACTATGAACATTTCCAAGGTGGCAGAAGATGGCAGCTTCACTAACAGCTTCTCCAACTGTACAACTGACAGCTTCAAACAAGTAATTTATCCCATTGTGTATCTCTTTATCTTCTTCCCTGGTGCTGTTGGAAACAGCCTctctatttatattttcttccagaCTTCTCAAAGGACCTCGGTAAACATTTACATGCAGAACTTGGCTATTTCAGACCTCATGTTTGTGGTCACTTTGCCCTTTCGGGCCTCATATTTCCTCTTGGGATCACGTTGGATATTTGGTGACATCCTCTGCAGGATCATGACTTACACCTTGTACATGAATATGTACTGCAGCATTTATTTCCTCACTGTGCTCAGCGTGGTTCGTTTCGTAGCCATTGTCCACCCATTCAAACACGGACAAGTGACCAACACGAAGTGTGCCAGGATTACCTGTGTGGCCATATGGATCTTcgtgctggcagctgccagccctcTGTTAAACAAGGGAATCGCTGGCTACATCAACCCAGACAAATGCTTGGACCTCCACCCCTCCAGCACGCACAGGCTCCTCATGATGAACAGCTTTGTCCTCGTCGTGGGCTTCATTCTGCCGTTCTTCACAATTTTGTTCTGCTATGTCTTTGCCATCAGAGCGCTGCTCAAGtccagggctcagcagagcaggaggacaATCTGTCACAGGAAGGCACTGTTAACCATTGTCATCACTCTCGTCCTCTCCCTCATCTGTTTCCTGCCGTACCACATCCTGCGAACTGTCCACCTGCtgtacagcagctgcagccaggccagcctgcacaaggcactGGTGGTCACTCTCTGCCTCGCTGCCATGAACAGCTGCCTCGACCCCTTCCTCTATTACTTTGCTGctgaaaatttcaaagcaaaaatcagAAGTTTGTGCTGCAGATAG